ttgtgtattatgATGAATTTTGGTATAGTTGTATttagaaaaaatttaaaaattaacataaaGGAATGTTGCTCAATGACATAAGTGAACCAGCTCCACAGATATACATACACTACACTATAGTGAAATGCCTTCTAGAAGTGATCACCTTACATTCTACTTGTAAAAAGTTACATAAATATTCTAGCACCAAAATACAAAATATCTTTTgaacaaaataatttgtttctcTTAAACTAACATAGTGGAGTATTCACTTACATATTCTGACAGCATccattttctaaattaaattgaaaaatacatttcccaTCTTGGAAACAATTTACCACTCAATTATTGCAGCATTTTTGGTCCCATAATGTGAGAGACAAAAGTGGGTgaagtggtccaataaaagatattacctcacacacctcaCCATTACTTAGTTATTCTAAGTGGCACTGGTAGATCTCATTCTTTTAAATATGttcagcactttcagctgccaaTACATTTTTTTCAGCACTGGATCAGACATCAGGTGTCTCAGCTCAcgaaaataatacagaaaaaccAACAACAGAGCAGCAATATTCTCTTTTGAGCTGTAGCTGCTTTCAGAACCATGTCTGTAATACACCTCCTCTTCATTGTTATCCCATCCTCTGCTTCACCCTTTCACCCTCAAAAATAACATAGCTCTTTattgtaagctcctcaggacAAGGAAAATATCTTACTACCTATTTgtgtaaatgtatacatattATGTAAATTCAGAGATCTATACATGGTTTGAAAGATTCATCCTTTGGATAATAAATAAGGGAAAAACATCATAAAACAAACCATCATAGAAGCAAATGATTTTCCCCAGAAATTAAAGACAGACTATCAATATGGGACTAGTGTTGAATGAATATGGAGGttgtgcatttttgttttttaaaataggacaTGCACTGGTGTTGCAATGAACAAATAAAACTGGGACACAGCAAACATTAAAGGGGTGCCCTTCCACTGCTGCTTAGCTCTTCTACCCTCCCTTTCGGAAAATAAAAACCTGTTTATATTCTGACTATCTGCCTTTATTATAGTTAATCACTCCCCCAGATAGCTGTTCCTTAACATTTCTTCTTTATCTTCATCTGTTATGCTCAAAAAGTAAGGGCAGATCTTTCAGGATTGATTCTAAAATCAGACTGAATATTTAGCAATGAGcaaacctaaaaagaaaaaagaacacatACAGgtgttttaaagtgtgtgtgtatttcaggTAAATTTGTAACAAGATACCCTCCCCATTTTTactctttcctcctctcccttccacagCTCTCTCTCAAGTCAGTATTAAATGGCTTTTTCCTTTAGGATGAGTTTATTGCATTTTCTGTGGACTGGAGAATTGCAccttagtttcccccccccccccccccccccgctaatTAAATAAACATTACAATTGTAACTGGTACAAGTAGCCCAAAAAGATTGCATAACAATAATTACTCTGAACTGCATAATTGCAGCTTTATATTACTGCCACATTAGACTGCAGTCTTTTCAGAAATTGCTATTACCTTCTAAAATGACAACTAAGTACTACAAACCTGTTTAAATTTTCCTCTGATTTTTTCCAGATCTTCGTGAAGTTTGTCATAAATGGGGTCTTCAAAAGGGTATTTCTGAATCATTCCTATTAATGATTCCAGggcctttattttctttttactgcaaaaaatgaaaatacagattttcttATGGTGGTTCTGTTCAGCAGCAAGAAGATTTTTTTCAGTTGCCACATGAAGACGACACCGAGTATTTAATATTAGTGTTACACTTCAAAATACATGACCCAATCCTGCCACCGTTTTATCACGCAATGCTCCCCATTTCAGTCAATGAGACTACCAATGTCAATCATATGCATTATTAGTTTTTCAATACGCACACTGTGTGTACTTTGTGTTAAACGCCTTGTACATATCTTGACAGAGATTTTTCCTTAGACTCATTaggaaatatttataatatattttcaGACCAGTGGCTGGAGGGAACTATGAAAATGCAACGTATTATTAAACATATTGGTAAACAAGAATAGTAATAATGCTGATAAATGCTGATATATGTAAGACAGATTgccaaaatatatttcaaagttGTGTACGTGTGGTGGTGGCTCTTTAAGGTACCTTTACTACAACCTGACACTAGAAAATTTATAGTAACCTACAGATATACACAgggcagagtttaaaaaaaaaaaaaatctacttcccACTTGGCAGAACAGGCACTAAGAAATTCAGACTCTTGGCATCAAAAAGATTTTGCAAGACATACTTGTGTTGCCGTAAGGAAAAAATAGAAGTAATTAAGCCATTCTTCAGGTAGGGTAAGCAGAGATTGCAGGCATTCTGGCACTACTTCTGGATCATTCATGAAACAGTAGTGATGCCTTTACATCTCACTGGCTTGAGAAAATGATTCCTGACAGCTAAAGCTCACATCTAAAATGGAATTGGGAGCCTATAGTCACAGTTATTACTGACTGAGAGTTCTAAAACACACGAAGTGCAATACAGTTGTGGCATTCACATTAGACTAACATGCACTGCGTATGTCAGGTGAACAAGACAGCTGCAGTTGGACATCTGTGCAAACCAAAACTAATTAGGAGAAGCTGGTCAGGGTTTTATATTGACTGAGTAGGTATCCACCCAGGTCTTCAAATGTTCTGGTATTGAAAGAAATATTACTCACTATTTACtctttttataaattttattaaaatacttaaaaaaaaaaaaaaaccaccgaAGCTAAGTTACCATTACTATTAAACTACACTATCAAATCAAGAAAACAAATTAGTCACAAGACTGTCATGGAATTAAATAATCAAATTAATACTAAATAATTCTTAAATTCCAAGGAGGTGTTTAAAGAAGTAGCTGTCTGTTTGGTTATGAGTCTCACCTAAAGAATTTTACTAAATTCAACCATTCCTGTTATAGATTTGATTAAATATCTTAATACTGAAACCAAATAATCATCTAATGTCTGGAACACAGCCTCAGAACAAGTTATAAAGTTTCCTTCCCAGATTTCAATTCTTATGTGGCGTCTAACcatttcctcctccctttcccgTCACCGCCCACCAAGGATCTAATAACAGAGACTTTAACAGGACACTCTTGATCAGCAGATGCTTAACAACTCTTATTTACCAGATATTATAGATGACACTCTCAAGTCTCTCAGGACTTTTAGACCGACACATAACAGTTTAATGAATAATTTTGTAGACAATATATAAGGCTGCTTAAACCTGGGGAGCTTTTCTTTCAGGCACCTTCGCTGTGTGGACTTTATGGGTGGTCTCATACAAATGTGAATGCACACAGCCACACATTTACTTCCACATCCAGAAAATAAAAAGCTAGGGTGTCTCCcagtgaataaaaataaaagaaacagaaaagataGATAAGAGAGGGGATGCACACTCTTCAGCTCTTAGTCTTCTTGTCTCTTCTAAAATAGGCTCTGGAACAGCAGTAAAGGAGATAGTGATGTTCTGCTGGCAGAGAGCTTCTCACTAGCGGGTCTCCTTCTGGTATAGGGAGAGACTAGTCAAAAGTTGGAGCAGTCTGGTTGTTGATGTTGTGACTTCCTCTCCCTAAGGTGATCAGTCTGGGAGATTCCGGAAGGTCAGTCTTTCCGCAGATGGCTTGTGACCTGAAAGCGTCTCAGACTTccatttcataaaatcatagaagattagggttggaagagacctcaggaggtcatctagtccaatcccctcctcaaaccaggaccaacaccaactaaatcatcccagccatggctttgtcaagccaggccttaaaaagctctaagcatagagattctaccacctccctaggtaacccattccaatgcttcaccaccctcctagtgaaatagtgtttcctaatatccaacctagacctctcccgctgcaacttgagatcattccttcttgttctgtcatctgtcatcATTAAGACCAGCCTAGCTccatactctttggaaccccccttcaggcagttgaaggctgctatcaaatcccccctcactcttctgttctgcagactaaataagcccagttctctcagcctctccttgtaagtcatgtgccccagccccctaatcattttcgttgccctctaatcatagaatcatataatatgagggttggaagggaccttaggaagtcatctagtctaaccccctgctcaaagcaggagcaatccccaatttttgccccagttccctaaatggcgcCCTCAAGGactaaactcacaaccctgggtttaacaggcccatgcacaaaccactgagctatttccccctccccccaaaattttTTTAGCCTGGCAGAGAAGacagagaagaggagaggagaaaagtTTCCAAACCAATTTTGATTGTATTGGTTTGGAAACTTTGCTTTGCCTTGCAATGCCTTCCTCCAAGGTCTTCAGACAAATCAGGTGCAAGACCTAACTTGGAGCCATGAAACTTGGCCCAATCAGGTTCAAATTAGGTCACCCTTAACAAGCATCACTTTGGAAAAGTCCTAtaaaaaatattcagtgttttgtattacacagagagactaagtctGTAACCACTCTTcccaaccacccctcccccccaaataaataaatataaacaatCCAAATACAGAGACCACTTTAGAGGAAGCTAGCACAGTCTTACCTGAGAGCAAGGTCTTAAGATGACATTATGTCACCAGTTTacaaaaagttcattttaaaaatcctattaaaAACAGAACCCTTGAATCAGCCTGTTTAGCAAACATTTAGCAAAATTACAAATAAGTTCAAACTTATTATCACTTTCAACATCTCCATTTCTTCAACAAGGCAATTACAATACCTTCCTGTTCTGAAACTGGTATATAGCTCAAACAACTTTATCTTCTGGAATCTTCATCTTGATGgagaaaagttactttaaaacTTACCAAGAGAAAACCCAtttgaaatattacattttaagtTCTATCTAAGGTCTGTATTTCCATATAAACTATTCCCCTCACACATACTTAAGGTAAAAATCAGTTATGATCACAGCTGATACCTAATTTAATGTCAGCCCTGATCAAGAATTACACCTAGTATTTGAACAAATGTTGAATGTTACAGCTTACTGAGCTAACTGCGTAACATAGGATGGACTGTGGAAAATCCATATTCCTGTTGTGTTCACTTCATTAGCTGTCTACAGGAATGTGACCTGAATTTAAAATTCTCTCTAAGAGCTGGTCTACACCAAAAACTTATTACAGTGTAGCTACGCCAACTTAACCCCAGGTGTAGACTATGCCAGATcaaaaggagaatttttctgcTGAACtacctactgcctctcagggagatggagaaCCTCTCCAGTAATGTAAACATAGCCCAAGGCTCTTCATTGAGGGATTCCTAAATATCCCTTTAAACCATCCCACTCTCTTAGGTCTAAAGTATAGGTTTTCTGGAATATGAAAATTGTCTGTATTTTGGCACCTGTTGCTTCAGGACTGAAATACTCCTTCCCCACCACACATATTTTATGACAAGACGACAACAGAAGTAGCTTCTTTTAAagcaagtttaaaaatatttacatttaaaaaagctTTTGAAGCAACACTGATTTTATTTATGATTTTACATAGGTTTTAATTGTTTATATCTTGTATATTTGTAGTACTTAATTTGTTTTTAGTTGTTATATTGCAAAGTGTCTGTGATACATTGTTAGACAGGCATTACGTGAATAAAATTATATACAAGACTTGCGATGAAAGACACTATATAAATGGAAATTTATAAAAATTTAGCAGGCCTGTCAATCCTGTCATATTAAGAGGACCTGAATATCTAAGACTGCTGGCTAAATATACCTAGATGTATAGAACTTACATGGTTCATGGATGGCACAATTAGCAGATCCAAATCACGGACCTCACCAGATTCATCATGTACTAaaacagagatgggcaaactacggcccgtgggaccgtcctgcccggcccctgagttcCCTACcgtggaggctagcccccagcccctcctctgctgttCCCCTTCTCCTGCAGCCGCATGGGCAGCACTCTCAGCAGCAGGGCTGCGCGCTTGTGCAGGGCAGCGTGTCTGGCTTTGGCCGAGCGGTGCggctccagacatgctgctctgagcggcatggtaagagGCCTGGGGAgttggatatggggcaggggaacctggagggcagggagcagagggggaacagtcaggggacagggagtgattggatagggcagaggttcagggggaggagcaggaagtcctgggagggggtggtcaggggacaaggagagggtggggttggatgggttgggagttctgaggggccaggctgtttggggaggcacagccttccataCCCGGCCCTCCATTCAGTtttgcaccccaatgtggccctcgggccaaaaagtttgcccacccttgtacTAAAAGGACGCTCTGGGTGGGCCAACACAACAGACTCCTTTCCTTAGAACCAAGATTTCAGCTCTGTATTCCTCCTGCCACTGAAATTATGAATGCTGCAGAAGAACAGGCAATAGTAAACACAGGCAGGAAGAGATTCTGCCATTCCTCTTTGGCCCCACATAGATGATAGCAGTGGCATGGTGTAGGAGGGCAGTAAGATATCCTACTTGGACCCCCATCATAACTTCAGTGTAGGGAGTGTGCCATGGCTGAAGGATATGGACCTAAGAGATGCTGCATAGACTTTGACCCTCAATCTTTAGCAGTAAGAACTTGGTATGTTCTCAACTAGTAGTTTCACTCAAAGGATAATATCTACATTTATAccaataatttatatttttctcaGCATCACAGCTGTGAAGAGGGCATCCTTGCATGTATGTTACTCTCATGGTTTCTACTTTACTTCATTTCAAAAACACTCTACCTGTGGTTGGCCAGTTTGATTCTTGtaatgcaaaggaaaaaaaacaaactatcaGTTGTTCCTCCTGTATATTTCTTGAAAAAATAATGGGCATTACCAGGGCtcctataaaaatattttagccTTTCCTTAGAGAAAAGAAACTATGAAATTCAGGGCAATATTAACAATACATAATACTATATTTTTAAACCATACCTGGGCTTTTCCTCTGCAGATCTGTGAAGCAAACGCTGCCATGTCAATGCAAACCCAAGATAGTATCCAATCTGTGAATTTAtaagaattcaattaaaaaaaattatcctttATCTGTATTCATTtaaacaataattttaaaaatatacattctgGTTGATAACTAGCACATGACAAACTAAAATCAAAACATCTTGTTATGCTACTTCTAAAATCTGTTTCGCATCAGAGTGTGTTGAACCTCCAATATAAACTGCGATGGAAAGTGCAGTTTTGTAAAACACCCCACCATATTTCATCTGCTTTGATCCCTCAGAAATTTGTGCATCTGTTACCACACTTCTGATTCATAATTACAAATCCAGCtgcatgggtgggggaggggagagggggcagggaatggcatTGAACTTAAGACACCTAGGAGATGCATGCATTTTCAAacatgatttaggagcctaggtcccactgactttcaatgaaactTAGCGTCTTAAGTGCCTAAGCCACttgggtgtttttgaaaattttactccctATAAATACCTGAGAGAGAAATTTGGCTGGATATCTGTATCTAGCATCTTTTTAAATGGTTGAGCAAGCTCAGAGAGCTTTCGCAATGCCACAATTGTCTTGACTACCACTCCTTTGGTAGTCCTTTTCAGTCCTTTGTGGTCTTCTGAGGCAAGCCCATAACATGAAATCAGAAAGCTCTGCAGCCAACACTGAAAGATCAGATTCTTAGCATAATTAACTGTTTATTATATTGAAAAGAGATGACTGCCAATTTCAGTTTCATAACAGTCCTCATTCTAATGCCCAGTTTTCTGTCACTCAATTTTCTGAAGCCCTGATCTTCGGAGCTGAATTATTCCTGAAAGTGAATTTGAGCAAAAATGGTTAAGGCTTTCTTTTAATtatgaaaaagggggaaaatatatatatataaaaaactcaCATTATAAAATAATTACTGTCCCACATGTCCCAGTCTTGCACAGAAATCCACCTGATCTCAATGAGACTGTGCAAGCAGTCTGGGATCTTAAACTGCAAAGACAAGGTAGACTGTACAGTAGTCTGGTTAAATTAGCATTACAGTAAAAAGTGTACTAAAAGTGAAAAAGAAGTAGAAAGGGCTGTTGTTCACTTTTTTTAAGATATGCAGGTGGGAACCTAGATCCTGAATAGCTCCTGGGACACACAGGAGTGggtttctcttcttctcttctctATTAAGATGCACAGAATATGATGCCAAGGTGGCATCTAGCCAAACTGCTCCAGATTATGGAAGTTACAGCCTCTTATTGCCAATATGTACAAGCCAGAAGAGctttaatgtttttttccccccctctttttcttgaaaaaaacaaacaaaaaatcaatacaaaaataTATTGAGAATGTTGAAACTTCATGTTTCGGCATTCATGTGACAAAATACCTCCTTTAAATGAGTTTCACTGACATTGCCTAAAATACAGAGTGGTGCATAGTGGTACAAGACAAGACACATGCGTACCTAGGgttgaaggaaaaaatgtgaaattgtcttattatgtaattaaagactgcacaACGCACATATATGTGCATAACCTCAGCTGTGGCATCTCATGAATTTCAAGTTCTTAATATAGCTTTTTGTAAGGGATTAAATGGAGGATTCAGAACAGTTTACAGATCAGTTTTTTGTGTGTTCCTGGAATGAAGGCCATGGAGCAATAAAAACAATACAAGGCTTAGGTCACCCATCATGCTTTGCTCAGGCACTACTTCAATACATCATCATCTAATCTCAGCAACACATTGATTTTTAGGAAGTTTTGACATTTACCTCAGACCCAATCTTGGCACCATGTAGTGCTCCATACCTGCTTCCCTCAATAACGCCAACATGGCTTCCTTCAGCATAACCTTCTTGATACCCTTCACCATGAAATCTGTAAAGAGAAATAGATATAAAAAATTAATCCTAATAAAATCATATCAGCAAAGGCATAATGCAGAAATATTAGGtcataaaaatacagaatattttattatttttactgaaaTATTGCCTTTGTAATTCCAACAGATTTCAAAGCAATTTCAGACGGCGTATTCGTGAGACAAAGTAGAGTAACAATTACACCACTCTATGTGCTATATAgtggtattagagagacaatgtgggtgaggtaatatttattggaccaagttGTTGTTTAATATATTAGATTAAAGAATAATGTAATTTAAAGACGACAAAAGTTCTGTTAGATCATCCAGCTCTGGCTCAAatgcttgtttctctcaccaacagacattggtccaataaaatatattacctcacccaccttttctctctcatatcctgggattgACACAGCTACCACTACACAGCATACAGTAGTATTCTGCAATATTTGAGGTCTTGGTAACATAGAAAAGctagggaagggaaagggaaatcTAAAGGGGAAACTCTCAGAAATTAGTGTTAAACGAAAGAATTCAGATATGTAACATAGATGATGGTAGATATCTTGTCTGCAATGATGGAGGCCAAAGTTGAAATCCCAATCAGTGCAGCACGCTCTCCTTCCAACCTGCATTTGCAAAAAAACTAACAGAGaatctaatttctatgattctttagcCTAATATATTAAACAACTCCCCTGCTTTGGTAAGGTAGGTGAGGAAGGGAGAGATTTAGGTACTTTAGGTATTTAGAACATTTTCCCCTCACTGGACCTTCAGATCACACACGACAGGTCAACACAGTAACACAAGTGCCTTCCTTCCTAACGGGGAAAGCGTTGGGAAATCACGGCACAACCGGGGGCAGTCCCCCCGCATGCAGGCCCCGCTCTTCTCAGCTGTGCTGAACACGGTTTGTCAGAGCCCCGCCACGGGCTGGCGGCTCTCACgcacctccccagccccaggctccgcAGCCTTACACACCTGTGTTATCTGTCCACCTTGCCACAGAACCGCCCGCAGCCCCGCGCGCAGCCTGACCTCAGCAGCTGGAGAAGAGGGGGAGTCGGCGCGTGCGTGCCCGGCTAGGGGAGCCTGCCCGCCGGGGGCTGAGGTTGCGGCCGAACGTTACCGTCACGACACCCGACTTCCGGCCGGCTTCCAGTCACGCTGAGGCTCCCGAACGGGGCGCGGAGCGAAGGGGGGCCTGTAGCCGCCCCGGGATAAGTTCGTTCCCCTCCGGGATTGTtcgtttctccctccccccccccggtccgGTTAGAGGGGGAGACACCGGACGGAGCCCCGGGCAGGGCTACCCTCTGccagccccacctctcctccGCCATCACGATAGCGTCGAACATATCCGAAGCGCTGGCAGCCGCCGCCATCGCGCGACGAATCTCCCCGAACGCCCGGCCGGGCGCGCACGCTCCGCTCAGGGCACGCTGGAAAGGGACGGCGAGCCGGAGGAGTCAGCGCCGAGGAGCTTCTAGTGCGCAGGCTCGGTGGGGGGGACAAGGAAGGAGCGTCCCACGCTGGCCTGTCCCCATCCAACCCGCCGAGGCTAGTGGGCGTGGCTTCCTCTCGCTGTGCCCCGCCCCGGGGAGCCCCCGCAGGCCGCCTCCCATGTAAACAGCCCCCTCCGTCGCCCGCGCTGCCCGccgccctgcttcttcccctGTAGGGGCCCCAAGCCCTTCGAGATCCCCGCTCCGCCGGGCCAGCGCAGCCCCACCCCTCGGCCCGGTCACTGGCTGCGCGGCCTGTCCCTGGCGCGGTAGCTCCCGTGGTtcgggccccgggctgggacccaggagatccGAGTTGCACAGTCTTTGCTCTGGGGCAGTCTCCCGCAGTGATCGCGGGCGAGCCTTCTAATCGCCTCGTGCTTCCCTTCCCATGTCTGCTGCTTGGATGTTTCAGCCCGAGCCCTCGGCCTGGTTGGTAGGGCTGTGCTAGCCGGGAGCCTCTCCCTCTGTGCGTGTGTAGTACCCTGGGGTTccttggggcctctgggcaccgcTGGAATACAAATACATACGAGTACAGCTTATCCCAACTGCTGGAGCTCCCTTCGTTGCCTCTGTGCCTGCAcaaagagaacagaaacaatTCCGTCTTCTGAGGATTATTCTGTTGTgtaatccctggctgggatgatttaactgggaattggtcctgcttcgagcagggggttggactagatgaccttctggggtcccttccaaccctgatattctatgattctatgacacatcCAGCTTCTTTGcctaaccccccccccgcatttaCTGCACAGCCCTGGCTTTAAAGGGAAAAGCGATGTGGCTAGAAAACACTGTTCTGGCAATTCACATTTGATTAGATGCCTCTTAGGGACCATTATCAGGTGGCATACCTTAGAGCAGCCTCCCCTGTGCCCAGTGCAGAAATGGCCAACTAATCAGGGTGCTTGATTGCATTTAATTGCATTTGCCATTAGTTTAAAATTTAATGGCAAATGCAATTATCCTTGCGAGTCAAAACACATCATCACTAATATTAATTTTAAGTTAACAGAGTTGGCACATAATCATCTGGTCTATTGTATTAAATGTCTTATTGCATGCCTAAGCAAAAGATAcattttctctttcctgtataCTGGAAGTGAGTTTGTTTGAATTTGGCTGTTGTCACTGCAGAATTTGCATTTAACTATTGTTATTCCACTGACCATTGTTActcagtttattttttaattttaagaaataaacaagACAGCCACCTCTACTTTGACAAATGGAACTCCAATTGCTGCAAAGGCAGGAAAATGTAGCTTAGCTGACAAGAGATAAAAGATGGGGACAAGTGAATGAATAGTCATTGAAGAAGTTCACCGGGTACAGCAATCAGTGGACACTGGGTGGCACaataaacacagaaaatatcTATCTGGACATTTCTGTTCTCTGTTGTCAGTTTTGTGACTAACCACTAGACGGTGCTCGGGTGCTTTCCATTTAtatcaataaaaatataaagcaatAGCACAAATTAAtgaagaaaagattaaaaagacaaaaacaataaACACAACAATAGCTTTTCATGTTTAGATTATAAAAAGGGGTCATATATTCAGGGTGTTAGTTAACCCTAGGctgttttctttatattttatctattttttgttttgtataaaCTGCATCCAAATATTAAAAATCAACCAAATTTATTCAGATTTCCAGTTGTGAGAAATTTTTGTAATGAAACCCCAAACCAGTCATTACAAATCTTAAATTTAGTCCAGATGGGTTTAGATTAGCATTTAGTGTTTTGTTGCATGTTTTTAACCAAAACTCTGATATCTTGCATCAATAGGCAATAGTTTGATTACAATTTTGAACTGTTTAAAAAATTGccatcacaataaaaaaaaatcagattaaaaatgGTCATGAACgttgttttcttgtttttcagCTAGGAAGGAGATGAGTTATGGATATATAGTTACATGAGAGGTCATCTAAA
The nucleotide sequence above comes from Caretta caretta isolate rCarCar2 chromosome 6, rCarCar1.hap1, whole genome shotgun sequence. Encoded proteins:
- the LTO1 gene encoding protein LTO1 homolog; this translates as MAAAASASDMFDAIVMAEERFHGEGYQEGYAEGSHVGVIEGSRYGALHGAKIGSEIGYYLGFALTWQRLLHRSAEEKPSKKKIKALESLIGMIQKYPFEDPIYDKLHEDLEKIRGKFKQVCSLLNIQSDFRINPERSALTF